One window of the Niallia circulans genome contains the following:
- a CDS encoding GNAT family N-acetyltransferase: MEIRQGHIDDLASIMEIVKKALVIMQEEGNDQWSHKYPNEASFLADIENNNLFVAIMDDKVVGSITIDQIGGKSYEKINWSYDNKEYMVIHRLVVDSDIRGGGIASNLLAFAEVYAIEQDIFYLKTDTYSLNDKAQNLFVKNGYNKVGSTFFEGKDKPFYCYDKLFL, translated from the coding sequence GTGGAAATTAGACAAGGACATATAGATGATTTAGCATCAATTATGGAGATAGTAAAAAAGGCTTTAGTTATTATGCAAGAGGAAGGTAATGATCAATGGTCTCATAAATATCCAAACGAAGCCAGCTTCCTGGCTGATATCGAAAACAATAATCTTTTTGTAGCTATTATGGATGATAAAGTCGTTGGATCCATTACAATAGATCAAATTGGCGGTAAAAGTTATGAGAAAATTAATTGGAGCTATGATAATAAGGAATACATGGTTATACACCGATTAGTCGTTGATTCTGATATCCGTGGAGGCGGCATTGCAAGTAATTTATTAGCATTTGCTGAAGTGTATGCGATTGAACAAGATATTTTTTACTTAAAAACGGATACATATTCATTAAATGATAAGGCCCAAAACTTATTTGTGAAGAATGGATATAATAAGGTTGGTTCGACATTTTTTGAAGGGAAAGACAAACCGTTTTATTGCTATGATAAATTATTTCTATAA
- a CDS encoding CAP domain-containing protein, producing MKKKNLILSVAAASTLLMATPLANKAEASTVQPQEAKTIYQAHNLSEEQLNKIFHNIASNYHIDIDKVLNELIGSMDKQQASYPVTKQKDMQKEVQKETVKPKETAKSKETAKPKETQKETAKPKETNNVQQQSNSKPNTTTQQNTTSESTKNNSANASSSVSAFEKQVVDLTNKERAKNGLPALTLDNELSKVAKAKSQDMSANNYFDHTSPTYGSPFDMMKQFGVTYKAAGENIAKGQRTPEEVVNAWMNSEGHRANILSNKFTHIGVGYVENGNYWTQQFIGK from the coding sequence ATGAAAAAGAAGAATTTAATTTTATCAGTGGCAGCAGCTTCAACGTTATTGATGGCTACTCCACTCGCAAATAAAGCGGAAGCTTCAACTGTTCAACCACAGGAAGCCAAAACAATCTATCAAGCACACAATCTTTCAGAAGAACAGCTAAATAAAATTTTTCATAATATAGCTTCTAATTATCATATAGATATAGATAAAGTTTTGAATGAATTAATAGGATCAATGGATAAACAACAAGCATCTTATCCTGTTACTAAACAAAAGGATATGCAAAAAGAAGTACAAAAGGAAACAGTGAAACCAAAAGAAACAGCAAAATCAAAAGAAACAGCGAAACCAAAAGAAACACAGAAAGAAACAGCAAAACCAAAAGAAACTAATAATGTACAACAGCAATCAAATTCAAAACCTAATACAACAACACAACAAAATACTACTTCTGAATCTACAAAAAATAATTCAGCTAATGCAAGTTCTTCCGTCAGCGCATTTGAAAAGCAAGTAGTAGATTTAACGAATAAAGAAAGAGCGAAGAATGGCTTGCCAGCACTTACTTTAGATAATGAATTAAGTAAAGTTGCAAAAGCAAAGTCACAAGATATGAGTGCAAATAATTATTTTGATCATACAAGCCCAACATACGGAAGCCCATTTGATATGATGAAACAATTTGGTGTAACGTATAAAGCAGCAGGAGAAAATATTGCCAAAGGTCAAAGAACCCCAGAAGAAGTAGTAAATGCATGGATGAATAGTGAAGGGCATCGTGCGAATATTTTAAGCAATAAATTTACCCATATTGGTGTTGGTTATGTAGAAAATGGTAATTACTGGACTCAACAATTTATTGGTAAATAA
- a CDS encoding spore coat protein, whose product MFPWNLFPFNKDAKSRMDQMNPQDIQKYVQEMMDKLMPESLQKMEPEKMFQSFSKEANFRKDNINHAEKFNYIVFETHHHVYVRIPILDSSWLEHIKIFYTSNQLIIQHIPLFEDKHTITLPAIVRKKGSVALYKDDILEIRILKNIDIHYSEIDVTEMN is encoded by the coding sequence ATGTTCCCGTGGAATTTATTCCCTTTTAATAAAGACGCCAAAAGTAGAATGGACCAAATGAATCCGCAAGATATCCAAAAGTATGTGCAAGAAATGATGGATAAACTCATGCCTGAATCTCTGCAAAAAATGGAACCAGAGAAAATGTTCCAAAGCTTTTCAAAAGAAGCAAATTTTCGTAAAGATAACATTAACCATGCCGAAAAATTTAATTATATTGTTTTTGAGACGCATCATCATGTCTATGTCCGAATTCCTATCCTCGATAGCAGTTGGTTAGAGCATATTAAAATTTTCTATACTTCCAATCAACTAATTATACAACATATTCCCTTATTTGAAGATAAGCATACAATTACCCTTCCAGCAATTGTTCGTAAAAAAGGATCTGTCGCACTTTATAAGGATGATATTTTGGAAATAAGAATTCTAAAGAATATTGATATTCACTATTCAGAGATTGATGTTACAGAAATGAATTAA
- a CDS encoding DNA alkylation repair protein, translating to MNKPYCCPNCKTNRSRFNIIQQVPQSVKVDPQTGQVLEEYSSENLSPFHMGYSGPDYRVQCAACGLVEDEKTFIKFGEMKG from the coding sequence ATGAACAAACCGTATTGCTGCCCCAATTGCAAAACAAATCGCAGTCGCTTTAATATTATTCAGCAAGTTCCTCAATCCGTTAAGGTCGATCCGCAAACTGGTCAGGTTTTAGAGGAATATTCATCTGAGAATTTATCCCCTTTCCATATGGGATATTCTGGTCCAGATTATCGAGTTCAATGCGCTGCTTGTGGTTTGGTTGAAGATGAAAAAACCTTTATTAAATTTGGAGAAATGAAAGGATAA
- a CDS encoding Hsp20/alpha crystallin family protein, whose protein sequence is MSFDNLKKIYQFSENSHKKDYWKDMFEPNEKEWFSHPAASIKNSDAFPACDFYLFHSRYYIDIELPGIDMNQLSIHLNNNQLRIEGHYQTIIPDCAYLSKERQNKHFIKNIKIPAYVKEKEINKKYENGILQLSFPCKEMRKEGM, encoded by the coding sequence ATGAGTTTTGATAACTTAAAAAAAATCTATCAATTTTCAGAGAATAGTCATAAGAAAGACTACTGGAAAGATATGTTTGAACCAAATGAAAAAGAGTGGTTCTCCCATCCAGCTGCATCCATAAAAAATAGTGATGCTTTTCCTGCTTGCGATTTTTATCTATTTCATTCTCGATATTATATTGACATAGAATTACCAGGGATAGATATGAATCAGCTTTCGATTCATTTAAATAACAATCAACTGCGTATAGAAGGTCATTATCAAACCATCATTCCTGATTGTGCCTATCTATCAAAAGAACGGCAGAATAAACATTTCATTAAGAATATAAAAATACCCGCATATGTAAAGGAAAAAGAGATCAACAAGAAATATGAGAATGGAATATTGCAGCTTTCCTTTCCCTGTAAAGAAATGAGAAAGGAGGGAATGTAG